A window from Lachnoanaerobaculum umeaense encodes these proteins:
- the pglZ gene encoding BREX-1 system phosphatase PglZ type A gives MSELNLKQIIDRLNEEFMGDTRKLVFWYDDKGEFAEDVQSIELANAKVYFLEADNQFYTKYFFERKDTKNNYLVYAPFPKPDVKNNHLEDTLLYSKRFFADRASLLSLDLGIDEKYKAVIEKHIKFFANKERSRRFYDLEIENFNEENILIGLLSSICRTRTCSFEEVVRVILTDGELENNKFIAEIKKYDLLDDFWKLSEKYFGYTDMDQTLESFVTTLFVTYTAKHISSDIPKEWEPYISYKSGNIIAFMDSIMNSVLYCDKYDQLSNFVDIKLGVEKTFAKYSPEIFLNCDTFECIDQLLINWIVERLLAEDIGAKLGGFSIVEIIEKREKMHFGVRTGCIYRMLKSAYYIVAAINYSCNDDFSSILEQYISCDYKIDQEYRNFYYEFDNLDDTYIFEGLRELVENIYTNEYLNKLIPKWNIALQEEDAFTKLPLQIDFYDSNVQNAKERTVVIISDAMRYEVGQELYSNLADDPKCRAKLDKQLSVLPSYTRLGMAALLPHDDITITDNYQVLVDDVLCDNLLGRQTVLQKHSQNSACIQFDDIKSLKKAELRDIFTGKQTIYIYHNQIDARGDKANTEDEVFVACKEAVDEIIDLIRRISTNANTYHFIITADHGFIYKRDKVTESDKISGVNDKNAFVNRRFIVADNAVNEDGITSISIGRVLRNQDTKVVSFPISSNVFKVSGGGQNFVHGGSSPQEMLVPVLDVKMERGHMDTKNASIALISMVQKITNKVTMLDFLQSEPVSDTIKATKYKIFFISEDNEKISNEISFFADSRETDTQKRIFRMKFQFKDKRYDKDKKYYLIVVDESTGEESFRHMVIMDLVFEDVF, from the coding sequence ATGTCAGAATTAAACCTAAAACAAATAATAGATCGTCTGAATGAGGAATTCATGGGTGATACCAGAAAACTGGTATTTTGGTATGACGATAAAGGAGAGTTTGCTGAGGATGTGCAGAGCATAGAGCTGGCAAATGCTAAAGTGTATTTTTTGGAAGCTGATAATCAGTTCTATACAAAATACTTTTTTGAGAGAAAAGATACAAAGAACAATTATCTTGTATATGCTCCATTTCCAAAACCTGATGTGAAGAACAATCATCTTGAAGATACATTGCTGTATTCCAAGAGATTTTTTGCAGATCGTGCTTCATTGCTCTCACTGGATTTGGGGATTGATGAGAAGTATAAGGCAGTAATAGAGAAGCATATAAAGTTCTTTGCCAATAAGGAGAGAAGTAGAAGATTTTATGATCTGGAGATAGAGAACTTCAATGAGGAAAATATTCTTATAGGTCTTTTAAGCAGTATTTGTCGTACCAGAACTTGCTCTTTTGAAGAGGTGGTTCGTGTGATTTTGACAGATGGAGAACTTGAAAACAATAAATTTATTGCTGAAATCAAAAAATATGATCTTTTAGATGATTTTTGGAAGTTAAGTGAAAAGTATTTTGGATATACAGATATGGATCAGACTTTGGAAAGCTTTGTGACCACACTTTTTGTGACATATACGGCAAAGCATATTTCATCAGATATACCAAAGGAGTGGGAACCATATATTTCGTATAAATCCGGTAATATCATTGCTTTTATGGACAGTATTATGAACAGTGTATTGTACTGTGATAAATATGACCAGCTTTCTAATTTTGTAGATATTAAATTGGGTGTTGAAAAAACTTTTGCAAAATATTCACCTGAGATATTCTTAAACTGTGATACTTTCGAATGCATTGATCAGCTTTTGATTAATTGGATAGTAGAACGCTTACTTGCAGAGGACATAGGAGCAAAGTTGGGTGGTTTTTCTATTGTAGAGATTATAGAAAAAAGAGAGAAAATGCATTTTGGGGTCAGAACAGGATGCATTTACCGTATGCTAAAGAGTGCATACTATATTGTGGCAGCAATAAATTATAGTTGTAATGATGACTTTTCATCCATTCTGGAACAATATATAAGCTGTGATTATAAGATTGATCAAGAATATAGAAATTTCTATTATGAATTTGATAATTTGGATGATACATATATTTTTGAAGGGCTGCGTGAGCTTGTAGAAAATATATATACCAATGAGTATTTAAACAAGCTTATACCTAAGTGGAATATAGCATTACAGGAAGAGGATGCTTTTACAAAGCTACCATTGCAGATAGATTTTTATGATAGCAATGTACAAAATGCAAAAGAGCGTACAGTCGTTATTATATCAGATGCAATGCGTTATGAAGTTGGTCAGGAACTATATAGTAATTTAGCTGATGATCCCAAATGTAGGGCAAAGCTTGATAAGCAACTCAGCGTTTTACCCTCCTATACCAGACTTGGAATGGCGGCATTGTTGCCACATGATGATATTACAATTACAGACAATTATCAGGTCTTAGTGGATGATGTACTTTGTGACAATCTTTTGGGAAGGCAGACTGTATTGCAAAAGCATTCACAAAATAGTGCATGTATACAGTTTGATGATATAAAGAGTTTAAAAAAGGCTGAGCTTAGAGATATTTTCACAGGTAAGCAGACAATATACATCTATCACAATCAGATTGATGCCAGAGGGGATAAGGCAAATACAGAGGATGAGGTATTTGTAGCTTGTAAGGAAGCAGTGGATGAGATAATAGATCTGATTCGCCGTATTTCTACCAATGCAAACACTTATCACTTTATAATTACAGCTGATCATGGATTTATTTATAAAAGAGATAAGGTCACAGAAAGTGATAAAATCAGTGGTGTTAATGATAAGAATGCATTCGTAAATCGCAGATTTATTGTGGCAGATAATGCTGTGAATGAAGATGGTATCACAAGTATTTCTATCGGAAGGGTTTTGAGAAACCAGGATACAAAGGTAGTTTCCTTCCCTATTAGCAGCAATGTATTTAAGGTTTCAGGTGGTGGGCAAAACTTTGTGCATGGTGGCTCTTCACCACAGGAAATGTTGGTGCCGGTGCTGGATGTGAAGATGGAACGTGGACATATGGATACAAAGAATGCATCTATCGCTCTTATCAGTATGGTACAAAAGATTACAAATAAGGTTACAATGCTTGATTTCCTACAATCAGAACCGGTAAGTGATACAATAAAGGCAACAAAATATAAAATTTTCTTCATCTCAGAAGATAATGAGAAAATTTCTAATGAGATCAGCTTCTTTGCAGATAGCAGAGAAACAGATACGCAAAAGAGAATTTTCCGTATGAAATTTCAATTTAAAGACAAAAGATATGATAAGGATAAAAAATATTATCTGATTGTCGTAGATGAAAGTACAGGAGAAGAAAGCTTCAGACATATGGTGATTATGGATTTGGTGTTTGAGGATGTGTTTTAA
- a CDS encoding type II toxin-antitoxin system RelB/DinJ family antitoxin produces the protein MMTTNLNIRIDKDIKDQAEGIFNELGINMTTAVNIFLRTTIRKHGIPFELKLDVPNEITVAAIEEGKRMMSDPLAPRYSGMDDLKAAL, from the coding sequence ATGATGACAACAAATTTAAATATTAGGATAGATAAGGATATAAAAGACCAGGCAGAAGGTATTTTTAATGAACTTGGTATAAATATGACAACAGCTGTTAATATATTCCTGCGAACAACTATTCGTAAACATGGTATACCTTTTGAGTTAAAACTTGATGTGCCTAATGAAATAACAGTGGCTGCGATCGAAGAAGGAAAAAGAATGATGTCGGATCCTTTGGCACCGAGGTATTCCGGCATGGATGATCTTAAGGCGGCACTGTAA
- a CDS encoding type II toxin-antitoxin system RelB/DinJ family antitoxin, protein MMTTNLNIRIDKDIKDQAEGIFNELGINMTTAVNIFLRTAIREHGIPFELKLDVPNEITVAAIEEGKRMMSDPLAPRYSSMDDLKAAL, encoded by the coding sequence ATGATGACAACAAATTTGAATATTAGGATAGATAAGGATATAAAAGACCAGGCAGAAGGTATTTTTAATGAACTTGGTATAAATATGACAACAGCGGTTAATATATTCCTGCGAACAGCTATTCGTGAACATGGTATACCTTTTGAGTTAAAACTTGATGTGCCTAATGAAATAACAGTAGCTGCAATCGAAGAAGGAAAAAGAATGATGTCGGATCCTTTAGCACCGAGGTATTCCAGCATGGATGATCTTAAGGCGGCACTGTAA
- a CDS encoding serpin family protein yields the protein MRLKGIVGIFLAAITMLTACGKSGTQLRTKNINESDKSIKSVEAVIPSPISEGTDVNKFANGDAHSEWREDYTEKVHKSQNVQAGMEQYYELIQKELLSDVTDHNAVCSPLNIYIALSMLAEVTDGNTRKQILDVLNVKDMDVLNKRIEAIWDANYVDTPALKSILANSIWLRNDIGYNEDTLKRLSEEYHASSYSGEMGSESMNQKLQKWTDEHTGELLTEYTKELKLKQESVLALISTVYYKASWDKDFPKEQTNKGIFHGVSGDQSVPMMHNDIITNLYQTEHFQAVGLSLVDSGTMYFFMPKEGYKAQDIAANSEMIKICMEPVSVESNSALVHLTVPKFNDSAKTDLLECLKDIGITDVLSDKQADFTPLTKEIENIYLSRAEHAAMVKIDEEGVTGAAYTALITECGGIIQNQVDFIIDRPFVYAVAAPDGSILFTGVIQNIE from the coding sequence ATGAGGTTAAAAGGAATCGTGGGAATATTTTTGGCAGCAATAACTATGCTTACTGCCTGTGGAAAAAGCGGTACACAGTTAAGAACTAAAAACATTAATGAATCTGATAAATCCATAAAATCTGTTGAAGCTGTTATTCCAAGTCCTATTTCTGAGGGAACAGATGTTAATAAGTTTGCAAATGGAGATGCTCACAGTGAATGGAGAGAGGATTATACAGAAAAAGTTCACAAATCACAAAATGTTCAGGCAGGAATGGAACAGTACTATGAACTGATACAGAAGGAACTTTTATCAGATGTCACAGATCATAATGCGGTATGTTCGCCATTGAATATTTATATAGCACTTTCAATGCTGGCTGAAGTGACAGATGGAAATACACGTAAGCAAATCCTTGATGTGCTTAATGTAAAGGATATGGATGTCTTAAATAAGCGAATAGAAGCAATATGGGATGCCAATTATGTGGATACACCTGCACTAAAGAGTATATTGGCAAACTCTATCTGGTTAAGAAATGATATAGGGTATAATGAAGATACTTTAAAAAGGCTGTCAGAGGAGTATCATGCTTCATCTTACAGCGGTGAGATGGGTTCCGAGTCTATGAATCAGAAACTTCAAAAATGGACTGATGAGCATACAGGAGAATTGCTTACAGAGTATACAAAAGAATTGAAACTTAAACAGGAATCAGTGTTGGCACTTATTTCAACCGTTTATTACAAGGCATCATGGGATAAAGATTTCCCAAAGGAACAAACAAATAAAGGAATATTTCATGGGGTTTCAGGGGATCAGTCGGTTCCTATGATGCACAATGATATTATAACAAATTTGTATCAAACAGAGCATTTTCAGGCTGTAGGATTGAGTCTTGTTGACAGTGGAACAATGTATTTTTTCATGCCGAAAGAAGGTTATAAAGCACAGGATATTGCAGCAAATTCTGAAATGATAAAAATCTGTATGGAACCTGTAAGTGTGGAAAGTAATTCAGCACTGGTGCATCTGACAGTTCCAAAATTCAATGATTCGGCTAAAACAGATCTGTTGGAGTGTCTAAAGGATATCGGAATTACAGATGTGCTTTCAGACAAACAGGCAGATTTCACTCCACTTACAAAGGAAATTGAAAATATTTATTTGAGCAGAGCAGAGCATGCCGCCATGGTAAAGATAGATGAGGAAGGTGTTACAGGTGCAGCATATACAGCACTTATAACGGAGTGTGGAGGAATAATACAGAATCAGGTGGATTTTATTATTGACAGACCTTTTGTCTATGCAGTGGCGGCTCCTGACGGTTCAATTCTTTTTACGGGAGTTATTCAGAATATAGAGTAG
- a CDS encoding coproporphyrinogen-III oxidase family protein: MSLITDLTRMYLTHSTKPFIFTNDFDKVLPYDEGTEFGLYVHIPFCKSICNFCPYCKVIYDEGTANGYIDALIKEIHLVGKQWNGRRKATSLYFGGGTPALLADRIIDIIAALTEHFIITDGIGIELHPDNVNVSVLKTLKRAGVDKISIGIQSFQDKYQKVLQRRKFDIKDMSNALNEVEFETVSMDFIFALPTQTFEDLKNDIDMAFANGANHIAIYPLIDFTFTKNKVPVMPKKEKRKLLDDITNYCIGKGYVRKSIWTFASEESASYSSMTRDNFFGFGCSATSLFKDQFKINTFSVLEYCKRIDANIMPTALTNRFVKRQRMIYYLFWKLYSTRLKVEEFEEFFDIPLNKVYGLEFWLLQVLGFLKRDEEGYKMTLKGAFYYHYYENFYTLSYIDKMWGIMRKEAFPKDIKL, encoded by the coding sequence ATGAGCTTAATTACAGATTTAACAAGAATGTATCTTACGCACTCAACCAAACCATTTATTTTTACAAATGATTTCGACAAAGTATTGCCATATGATGAGGGGACTGAGTTCGGCTTATATGTTCATATACCATTCTGCAAAAGTATATGTAATTTTTGTCCCTATTGTAAGGTTATATATGATGAAGGAACAGCAAATGGCTATATAGATGCTTTGATAAAAGAAATTCATTTGGTGGGGAAACAGTGGAACGGCAGGAGAAAGGCTACAAGCCTTTATTTCGGAGGCGGTACTCCCGCACTTCTTGCAGATAGAATAATAGATATTATAGCGGCATTAACAGAGCATTTTATCATAACGGACGGTATAGGAATAGAACTTCATCCGGATAATGTTAATGTCTCTGTTTTAAAGACTTTAAAGAGGGCGGGAGTTGATAAGATAAGTATAGGTATACAATCATTTCAGGATAAGTACCAAAAGGTTTTGCAAAGAAGGAAGTTTGATATTAAAGATATGTCAAATGCACTAAATGAAGTTGAATTTGAGACGGTTTCTATGGATTTTATATTTGCACTGCCCACACAGACTTTTGAAGATTTAAAAAATGATATTGATATGGCATTTGCTAATGGAGCCAATCATATAGCAATCTACCCTTTAATTGATTTTACATTTACCAAAAATAAAGTTCCTGTTATGCCAAAAAAAGAAAAGAGAAAACTTTTGGATGATATTACCAACTATTGTATAGGTAAGGGATATGTGAGGAAGTCTATCTGGACTTTTGCAAGTGAAGAGTCGGCATCATATTCTTCAATGACTAGAGATAATTTTTTCGGATTCGGATGTTCCGCCACAAGCCTTTTTAAGGATCAGTTTAAAATAAACACATTTTCTGTATTGGAATATTGTAAAAGAATTGATGCAAATATAATGCCCACTGCACTTACAAACAGATTTGTTAAAAGGCAAAGGATGATTTATTATCTTTTTTGGAAATTATACAGTACAAGACTTAAAGTGGAGGAATTTGAAGAGTTTTTTGATATACCTCTTAATAAGGTGTACGGTCTGGAATTTTGGCTTTTACAAGTGCTTGGATTTTTAAAAAGAGATGAAGAAGGATATAAGATGACACTTAAAGGGGCTTTCTATTATCATTATTATGAAAATTTTTATACATTAAGCTATATAGATAAAATGTGGGGAATTATGCGAAAGGAAGCTTTTCCTAAGGATATTAAATTGTAA
- a CDS encoding DUF3841 domain-containing protein gives MLLWTIQHKAAYNILLETGRLIANEKYLLFEGAFRSSYDWLTEQMKKRIGMPPNGVKYPIWAWYQWEGVRKRLDMRTHRYGGEKGTPIVLLSIDVPDDMVLLSDFDMWHVILNDGYLPLYEKDDIEDPSEDEKLKSWENVFCIDEVTDCWYVPKSTQATFWELKKEWVLKAEHFVLAG, from the coding sequence ATGCTTTTATGGACTATCCAACATAAGGCTGCTTATAATATTTTACTTGAAACCGGTAGACTTATAGCAAATGAAAAATATTTATTGTTTGAGGGGGCATTTCGTTCTTCGTATGACTGGCTTACTGAGCAGATGAAAAAACGTATTGGTATGCCTCCAAATGGTGTGAAATATCCTATATGGGCTTGGTATCAATGGGAAGGTGTACGAAAACGTCTTGATATGAGAACTCATAGATATGGTGGTGAAAAAGGAACTCCTATAGTTTTGTTATCTATAGATGTGCCTGATGATATGGTCTTACTGTCAGACTTTGATATGTGGCATGTTATATTAAATGACGGATATTTACCGTTATATGAAAAAGATGATATTGAAGATCCAAGTGAAGATGAAAAATTGAAAAGCTGGGAAAATGTTTTTTGTATAGATGAAGTAACCGACTGTTGGTATGTACCGAAATCTACTCAAGCAACATTTTGGGAGTTAAAAAAAGAATGGGTTTTGAAGGCGGAGCATTTTGTTTTAGCAGGATAA
- a CDS encoding DUF3841 domain-containing protein — translation MSKHLDMRTHRYKGEKRTPIVLLSIYVPNNMVLLSDSDMWNNILNDGYLELYEKDEYLRLLIDEILPKAK, via the coding sequence ATGAGTAAACATCTTGATATGAGGACTCATAGATATAAGGGTGAAAAAAGAACACCTATAGTTTTGTTATCCATATATGTACCGAATAATATGGTTTTACTGTCAGACTCTGATATGTGGAATAATATATTAAATGACGGTTATTTGGAATTATATGAAAAGGATGAGTATTTGAGATTACTTATAGATGAGATTTTGCCAAAGGCAAAGTAG
- a CDS encoding IS1182 family transposase, with the protein MLTVNYYNDFFEIGQQKINFSLYELSLPNDDPVYTLKKVMEDLDFSGLLANCSDKGRTGYNPIMMYAVITYANMRGIRSIDRIVDLCERDIAFIWLTQGRKPKRDAFYEFKSKKLTSDILDDLNYQFMRRLQKEGFVTLKELFIDGTKIEANANRYTFVWRGSINYHLAGLLDSIDKLYSDYNSFLQDNGFGEKYEFGNAQMFVIDGIDKVRDIIEKNRKRKITKHKKLSNNRIIEIDNCSPIEILKLQKNLMTIADGESIAFVNGKGKRKPKLQQLYEELEHCGQRLMHYKECFEIMGKDRNSYSKTDLEATFMRMKEDHMLNGQLKPAYNVQIAVENYFIVHCYVSNDRTDYNTLIPVLEKHKKAFGEVLEEVTADSGYCSEKNLLYLKENKIDSYIKLQDHEKRKTRAYSKDIGKYYNMKTTVFEDEQVYICHDGRELRHINTEKKEQDGYTQTYEVYGCSDCSGCEHKSKCLYKYNPDKDIDKNKVMKINEVWEELREKSHANIQSEKGILKRQIRSIQTEGHFGDIKENEDFRRFNYRTSDKVYKEFMLFAIGRNINKYHRFLYAKLKKFEGKLQEKTA; encoded by the coding sequence ATGCTCACAGTTAATTATTATAATGACTTTTTTGAAATAGGTCAACAGAAAATCAACTTTAGCTTATATGAATTGAGTTTGCCCAATGACGATCCAGTCTATACCCTAAAAAAAGTTATGGAGGATTTAGATTTTTCCGGACTGTTAGCCAATTGTTCGGACAAGGGAAGAACAGGGTACAACCCGATCATGATGTATGCAGTTATTACTTATGCAAATATGCGTGGAATACGCTCTATTGATCGTATTGTGGATTTATGTGAAAGAGATATTGCTTTTATCTGGCTTACTCAAGGGAGGAAGCCTAAAAGAGATGCTTTTTATGAATTTAAAAGTAAGAAACTTACTTCAGATATTTTGGATGACTTAAACTATCAGTTTATGAGACGATTACAAAAAGAAGGATTTGTTACATTAAAAGAATTGTTTATTGATGGAACAAAAATAGAAGCTAATGCTAATCGTTATACTTTTGTATGGCGTGGAAGCATTAATTATCATCTTGCAGGTCTTCTGGATTCTATTGATAAGCTTTATTCAGACTATAATTCTTTTTTACAAGATAATGGATTTGGCGAAAAGTACGAGTTTGGAAATGCACAAATGTTTGTGATTGACGGGATTGATAAAGTTAGAGATATTATTGAAAAGAACAGAAAAAGAAAGATTACAAAACATAAAAAGTTATCTAATAACCGTATTATAGAGATTGATAACTGTTCGCCTATTGAAATACTTAAGCTACAGAAAAACCTTATGACTATTGCTGATGGAGAAAGTATTGCATTTGTTAACGGAAAGGGTAAGAGAAAGCCAAAACTTCAACAACTCTATGAAGAACTTGAACATTGTGGACAGCGTTTAATGCACTATAAAGAATGCTTTGAGATTATGGGGAAAGATAGAAACAGCTATTCTAAAACTGATTTGGAAGCAACCTTTATGCGAATGAAGGAAGATCATATGTTGAACGGGCAGCTAAAGCCTGCATACAATGTACAGATAGCAGTAGAGAATTATTTTATTGTACATTGTTATGTAAGTAATGATCGTACAGATTATAACACATTAATTCCAGTTCTTGAAAAGCATAAAAAAGCATTTGGAGAAGTGCTTGAAGAAGTGACGGCAGACAGCGGCTATTGTAGTGAGAAAAATCTCTTATATCTAAAAGAAAATAAGATAGACAGTTATATAAAACTACAGGATCACGAAAAACGAAAAACAAGAGCATACAGTAAAGATATAGGTAAATACTACAACATGAAGACAACGGTATTTGAGGATGAGCAAGTCTATATCTGTCATGACGGCCGTGAACTGAGACATATCAACACAGAAAAGAAAGAACAGGACGGTTATACACAAACATATGAAGTATATGGATGTTCAGACTGTAGTGGATGTGAACATAAGTCTAAATGTTTATACAAGTATAATCCTGATAAAGATATTGATAAGAATAAAGTAATGAAGATCAATGAAGTATGGGAAGAGCTTCGAGAGAAGTCACATGCTAACATACAGAGTGAAAAAGGGATTCTGAAACGACAGATACGCTCTATTCAAACAGAAGGTCATTTCGGAGATATTAAAGAGAATGAAGATTTCCGACGCTTTAACTATCGTACTTCAGATAAGGTTTATAAAGAATTTATGCTTTTTGCAATAGGAAGAAATATAAATAAATATCATCGTTTTCTCTATGCCAAACTAAAGAAATTTGAAGGAAAACTACAGGAAAAAACAGCATAG
- a CDS encoding DUF262 domain-containing protein — MKTITAKPEDIRTIFSREYQIPMFQREYSWEQEQCETLWDDLIDFHNENDKKDKYFLGNIVVYPIDENEKFSVIDGQQRLTTLLLLIRALFDNAGTVKALEECLKTKDKLSSELTNNIRLNSNVIENDKKNLEQIILQGHCDNKNSRLYINYDMFKMKISDWKQGKTSDELNKLILTFLDNVVLLPILCETEDDALNIFETINNRGLSLSDADIFKSKLYAGIDSSKRGEFIDEWNDLYDQEDLFRILMYICRAQENDISREKGLRSYFSSKTGRLQNTGNVMASLKKLNAIIDTKVGIYNDSLWNILESYPNQYWRYPLYVFLHKYLIWKEDGELFLPEEYYEEYKKLVMLTTAYYFIKGVVYNSVNTVKDTTFKVCAKIENNDNYLSEYIENMRNDLKIFYNKLESADLGRCKRGIILLSGFLNKSQSVEDFYDLILNSNIEIEHILPRKWSDNNDWDEQKANEVMETLGNLAPFEKKLNISASNEFFKKKKKAYEESKFADIQDLLKLDKWDYDEVKLREKNIISRIESFIKEVSEFI; from the coding sequence ATGAAAACTATAACAGCAAAGCCTGAAGATATCAGAACAATATTTTCGAGGGAATATCAGATTCCAATGTTCCAAAGAGAATATTCATGGGAACAGGAACAATGCGAAACTCTTTGGGATGATTTAATTGATTTTCATAATGAAAATGATAAAAAAGATAAATATTTTTTAGGAAATATTGTAGTATATCCAATTGATGAAAATGAGAAGTTTTCAGTTATAGATGGGCAGCAAAGACTGACAACTCTTCTTTTACTTATCAGAGCACTTTTTGATAATGCGGGTACAGTAAAGGCATTGGAGGAATGTTTAAAGACAAAAGACAAGCTAAGTTCAGAGCTCACAAATAATATAAGATTAAATTCAAATGTTATTGAAAATGATAAGAAGAATCTTGAACAAATTATCTTGCAAGGCCATTGCGATAATAAAAATTCAAGACTTTATATAAATTATGATATGTTCAAGATGAAAATTTCTGATTGGAAGCAAGGAAAAACTTCTGATGAATTAAATAAACTTATTTTGACTTTTTTAGATAATGTAGTATTATTACCGATATTATGTGAAACCGAAGATGATGCTTTAAATATTTTTGAGACTATAAATAACAGAGGCCTATCATTAAGCGATGCGGATATATTTAAGTCAAAGCTTTATGCCGGAATTGATAGTTCTAAACGTGGGGAGTTTATTGACGAATGGAATGACTTATATGATCAAGAAGACCTATTTCGTATTTTAATGTACATCTGTAGGGCTCAAGAAAATGATATTTCTAGGGAAAAGGGACTAAGATCTTATTTTTCGTCTAAAACAGGTAGACTACAGAATACAGGCAATGTAATGGCTTCTCTAAAAAAATTAAATGCAATAATAGATACAAAAGTAGGTATCTATAATGATTCATTATGGAATATTTTGGAAAGTTACCCTAATCAATATTGGAGATATCCTTTATATGTATTCTTGCATAAATATCTAATATGGAAAGAAGACGGTGAGTTATTCTTACCTGAAGAATATTATGAAGAATATAAGAAGCTGGTAATGTTAACAACAGCATATTATTTTATAAAAGGTGTTGTGTATAATTCTGTTAATACTGTAAAAGATACAACATTTAAGGTATGTGCAAAAATAGAAAATAATGATAATTACCTATCTGAATATATAGAGAATATGCGTAATGATTTAAAAATATTCTATAATAAGCTTGAAAGTGCAGATTTGGGTAGATGTAAAAGAGGAATTATCTTACTAAGTGGATTTTTGAATAAATCACAAAGTGTTGAGGATTTTTATGACTTGATTTTAAATTCTAATATAGAAATAGAGCATATCTTACCAAGAAAGTGGTCTGATAATAATGACTGGGATGAACAGAAAGCAAATGAAGTGATGGAAACTTTAGGTAACCTTGCACCATTTGAGAAAAAACTAAATATCAGTGCAAGTAATGAATTTTTCAAAAAGAAAAAGAAAGCCTACGAAGAATCAAAGTTTGCAGATATCCAAGATTTACTAAAACTTGATAAATGGGACTATGATGAAGTAAAGCTAAGAGAAAAAAATATCATTAGTAGAATAGAATCTTTTATAAAAGAAGTGTCTGAATTTATATAA
- a CDS encoding type II toxin-antitoxin system YafQ family toxin: protein MKYDVQFTNQFKKDLKLAKKQRKNLDKLFEVIDILANGGTLDAKYRDYDLTGNYKGTRECHIEPNWLLIYEIYDDILVLILYRLGTHSELFKK from the coding sequence ATGAAATATGATGTACAATTTACAAATCAATTTAAAAAGGATTTAAAACTTGCAAAAAAGCAAAGAAAGAATCTAGACAAACTGTTTGAGGTAATTGATATTCTGGCTAATGGTGGTACTTTGGATGCAAAATACAGAGATTATGATTTGACAGGAAACTATAAGGGAACTCGAGAGTGTCATATAGAGCCAAACTGGTTGCTTATTTATGAAATATATGATGATATACTTGTTTTAATACTTTATCGCTTGGGCACACACTCTGAATTATTTAAGAAGTAA